CAAGGTAACACATTCATCTGAACAACCCAATAGGGAATGTGGCGTTGAATCTGAATCCTGCTCATTTTTTATTCAGGGGATCATACAGCAGCAGaaacggggggggggagacactCGAAGTAAATTGCTCTTTCTCAAGCTAGTACAATTGACACTAATGTAGCCCATGAGGATACGTATTGGACTCAAAGGTAACTATTTACACTTTTCCGAACTTTATTGTCAAGTGCTGCCCACCCGCAGGATatcaccagaatcagaatcatctttattttccaagtatgtccaaaaaacacacaaggaatttgtctccggtggtcaagtgacagagaacactttggagacataaagacattgaggaaaaacaacgggttgctagttatctggtaatgccggcacaaattattattttgacacttgtgcaaaaagatgcagagtcctctagcacttcgagcagttggaatgactaatatagcaatagtgaccattgtgcaaagggcgccgagacttcaaggaatgtatgcagtttagaGTGATGCATAAAGCGCAGATGGTACAATGTCCAAGGACCGTAGCGCACAACCTTTTTGTAAAAGTGATGGCACACCTCCTCGACGTCAGACTTGCTTTCCCTGCAGTAACACTAGGGGGAACTAAATAGCCTTCAAGAGACACAGGGCATACTGTTGTACATCAAGTATGTTCATTATTTCTCTATGTGGTGGAGCTCTGCAAGCTGGAGTGCGCACTGGAGCTCGTCATTGGTATTTCATGAACAATTGACGCTGCTAACTTGGAGAGTGCATCTTTCTTTTGTTGCGAATGGGGTGCGGTGCGGCTAAGTTGTCACGCAGGGAAAGTTGCCACTTGCGTCAAAGGACTACGGGACCGAgggtgcgcgtgcgcgcgcgcgcgcccctGCGCTCCGACGGCAGAGACGCGCACGCAATTTGCCGTTTTTGCACCCCAGCGGATGATGCTGTTGTCGGGCTGGATGCGCACTGGTCTCTCGTGTTGGAggtggggcgggggtgggggcgcGGGGCAGCCAACTTGCgccagcaacaacaacaagaagtaTTGAGCGCTTGACAGAAATCCGCGATCGATCTGCGAAGCCATGGCAGCCATCCGCAGGAAATTGGGCGAGGACTACCAGGTGGTGAACACCAGCCGGGGCAGGACTTTCTGCGCGCCCGCCAGGAGGAAACGGCAGCGCTTCGTGGAGAAGAACGGCCGCTGCAACGTGCAGCACGGCAACCTGGGCGGCGAGACCAGCCGCTACATCTCGGACCTGTTCACCACGCTGGTGGACCTCAAGTGGCGCTGGAACCtgctcatcttcatcctcaccTACACGGTGGCCTGGCTGGTGATGGCGTCCATGTGGTGGCTCATCGCCTACATCCGCGGCGACCTGAGCCGCGGCGGCCACGACGCGTCGTCCTACACGCCGTGCGTGGCCAACGTGTACAACTTCCCCTCCgccttcctcttcttcatcgAGACCGAGGCCACCATCGGCTACGGCCACCGCTACATCACCGAGAAGTGCCCCGAGggcatcctcctcttcctcttccagtCGCTGCTGGGCTCCATCGTGGACGCCTTCCTCATCGGCTGCATGTTCATCAAGATGTCGCAGCCCAAGAAGCGCGCCGAGACGCTCATGTTCAGCCAGGACGCCGTCGTCTCGCAGCGGGACGGCAAGCTGTGCCTCATGTTCAGGGTGGGCAACCTGAGGAACAGCCACATGGTCTCCGCGCAGATCAGGTGCAAGCTCATCAAGGTAAGGACGAGGAAAGCTGCCGCACTGCTGGCAAATCGAGACTTAGGGATCTGTACCTTTGACCCCCCTACTTTTAGAAAACAGATATCAGTAATCTTACTTTAAgatttgcgtgtgtgcgtgtctagAGTTGGGAGTGAACATTTCAAGCAGCAGTTTATCACATAGTGAACActtctttaaaaagaaagaaagaaaaaaaagacaaatcttcgcttcaagctgtttattgtcactcccagttgaacttgactgtaaaattaaacataaaacaaagaattacgtGTTGCGTATCGAACCAAAACGCGGAACTTTGTCATACGAAAGGGCGGCAAAACATCTTAAATGGGCCAACAAAACTAGCATTAATTGCTGCGACGTTATAACCTTTTAATCAATAGATTGGACCACAAACGCTTCGGCAACACATGTCGACAGACATGTATTCTTTGTCCTccgtgaaaaatgactaatattactgcagcttaccgaGCTTAGAAAAGGCCGTTTTGTTCGTGTATTTGTCTCATACTGAGCGTGAAATCGGTTTTAATGAATTAAAGTTGAAACTGTTtcattttttatgttattactgcatgttttcttttttcataaataaaatactgtgaTGTTTCGATGGAATAAAAGCCCGAGACAACACTGGCTCtctaattttactttttactattTACATTAATAAAACAGTCTTTCGTCACTGTGCCAAATTATTAAAATTGGCATCGTATTACATGTAATTGACAGTCAAAattcagttttacttttgtacttaagtacattccAGAGTCTTTACATAACCAGTTGACTCAGTACTTCTTCTCATGTGTACTTGTACTTTGGTACAGCGTGTGAATACTTTGACCACCTCCAGAAATGACTCATTATGGTTCATGAGCACTTTCTGCAGGCCTGCGATGGATTTCCATTTGTCTCCAGAATTGAATTGCGACCCCTGAGGACCGCTGTGATTAACACAGCGCATCCTGTTATGGCACTGCGCATGAGATTCAAAACCCCCgcacctcaggactgtgaggcggaGTGCTTAACCACCAGTCACAGCGCGCTCGGGGTTTGGAACTTCAATTAGCCACTGAGCATTTTCGCACGGTGCTTCCACGAAGACTGTGTGATCTCGCGTCGTCGCGGCTCAGCTGCGTGAGGGTCGTCGCACTCTGTCCTGCTTCAGTCAGCAGAAAAAGCTCACAGCGGGCTGCAATTCTCAGTTCAGCCCGGCTCTAAATGTCCTCAGCGCAGATGGatgccacccccccaccccagggGACAATGTAGGCGGGGGGCTGTATGTGCATTGATTAAAGCCGCAATAGATGGACTGTAGCCCGCTGTGTCTTTGGCCTCCGTGTGCTCAGAATAACAAGCTTTTCCCGTCAAACGGGCTTTTCCGGCAGTCCAAACTAGTTGCAGATAAGTGAGCGCCGACGCTGCTTTGTTGTGACTCAGAGAGTTAGTCGCGCTTTTGTCCCGGAGGAGCAGCGTGATGTGATGATCTCCAGTGACAGTTTCACCCTCTGGGGAAAGTCGCAAAGACGTCAGTGAGGGTATCCTCAcgctggccacaacattaggtacagctgaTTTTCAGTTCAGGAGCTGTATATAAAAAACATAAGATGAAACCGGACGTCTTGTAGATTTACTGACAAGGCCAGATTATGATCGGATCTGATCTCTGTCAAAGCATCACAATGAACCAGTTGCTAAAACCCACCGATCATGGATTTAAGAAAAGGTAGTGAAACATCTATCGCTGTGTCTTCTAAGTGGAAGGTTTAGAGGTCATTGGAAAGGTGTAGGGTCAGGTGCACGAACCTggtggaaaacaacaacacggcAGTTCGTTTCCAGTGTTTCAACAACACGGCTCAAGGTCGGAGTCGGGCGGGTGGCAACTGAAgctgacgggggggggggggggagtaaatGGGGCATGATGCAATAAATCTCAACTCCTAATAATGATGCGGAGATGCGCCAACTCGCCGTGATCAAGCGGTATGGGTTTAGCAGGCATAGACACGGGTTGTAAATCGTCGCGCGGCCTGGATACTTTGGATTTCGCCGAAGAAAAATCAGTTGATTACATTGCCAGTATGCTCATTATTTACAACTCCTTTTATGCGTGGTTGCAATTGACCCTAATTTCCACTTTGTGCTGATTGCTTGTTTTAGTAGTTGCTTAATGGTTTCATCTGTAAAAGGCCAGAAACAACTGCCGATAACCATTTAGGCTTAACCCAGAATGGATTCAATACGAAACGTTTTCAAATGAATAATATTTTCACATAAAGAATCAGCCATATTTGAGCTAAACTGAAGAAAGATGAGGAATGCGGATTCATTTCCAGTCGCACAGCTAATAAATACGTAGCACATACTCAAATGATACAGAGTAAAATCAACCGTGAATGTCATTTATTCCAGCATTTATTCCAGAATGTCATTTATTCCAGCATCAATTTCCTGCAGATGTACTGTGACCCAAAGGctttctatttgttttatttatgcaaGATATTCAGTCGCACATCCCAATGGCACTACTTAACACACAGTATGTACTATATTAAATTAGAAGTTGAATAATTCCCTTCCCTGGGTCTACAGAATCCTTAGTGACTTCAAAAGTTAGCTGCCCTTGAATTGCCATTAATGCCGCCTTTcattaataaatcaataaaagccGAACAGCACGCACATGCACGAGGGACATGGCCTGGTTCGACTCACTGCGGATCTCAGGTGGCTCTGAAAAAGCCACCTCTTCCAAACACCACTAATTATGTCCCCTCGCGCCACCAACAAACAGATGCAGCgcacgagcacacacacacacacacacacacacacacacactgacgctTAACCTTTTCAACACCTCAACGGACACAAGACACACCACAGCGCTAATCCTCAGTGCTCCTGAAACGCCagcagaaaacaacaacaagtcgCTCCAGTAAGTTGAATAGCTCGCATCCCGGGAAACTGTTTCCCGGTCTCACTGACAAATTGAACACCTGCCGGCAGTTTCGCTGTGACAATTAGCATATGGAAATGAAagactgcaatataaaaaaaaaaaaatcaacagcgTTCTACTTAGGAGGCGAATTAACATACAGAAATAAGAAGGAAGCAGTTGCATGCCATTTATGGATTTACATAATCATAACAATTAACACAATGTTAAATCAATACTACTCTGACAGGATCCATCAAAAGCGAGTATTACTATGTTCATTCTGTTAATTCCAATGGAAAGCAGGAGCATGCGAATGATCAAGGCAATTGGGAGCTCAGTCAACAAGAACAGTTGCCAAGACACTGTCTGAACTATAGGGCCAATGATTATGCTCATGCTAATCACACTGAATTACTGTCATTTGTAGTGTTTCGCTGGAGCTCAAGAAAAACCAAAACACGCAGATTTAATCCTTTGATACGAAGAGATCTCATGTGTTATGGTGAACACATTTCAAACCGCTGAGATGTTTTGCATTTGTCAATTGGAAAAGTGATGCAAGAAGTACGGTTGTCTTTTGGAGtagttcaaatgtttatttattttttttattttatttatttttttaaatggggctTCACCTCGGAAACAGGAGCTCGCCATCGGCGTCGTGACTCTTCTCCTCGCATGGCGAGCCAGCTATCTGTGGGCACAGACGTCTTCCTGCGAAATGTCACACCCTCCTGTCCTCCACATCACTGTGAATACAAATAACTGTCTGTTAGCCATCTGTGGCTGcctatttccaaaaaaaaaaaaaagaaagaaaaactggaaGTGGAATAAAAAGTTAGCATTTAGGATCATTCAGTTGACAAACGTTTAAGAACTGGTGTTAAGAGGGAAAGTTTACATCCAACAACTGTCAGtcagtgtgttgtttttttccccacaaagaaAAGTTTGGAAAAACTAGCTGTATTGATAGGAGTCTATCGCAATTTCGTTTTGTGACTTACTCCGAGGTTGCCCTCGTCGCAGAGTGACAGTGCCAAATACTGGCCTCATGGCCTGGCTTGCATTTTACAGTGTCCTCGGTTGTTTTTGCAGGTCCGTGTGAACAGGGATTGTCGAGAAAGTGCTGTTGTCTTTACGCGAGACTTGAAAAATACGAAGGCCAAAAAGCCACAAGATCAacgtagaaaaaaaatgcatccttCGAATGTATGCTGTCTATCTATCAGGAACCTTTGTAGATTGTTTGTTTCCTGTATACATTGTTCTGAGATGGTTGCGCATTAAAAGGTTTAAAAAGGTTTCTTTAAGAGCCATTTCTTCCCTCCAACTACAATTGTTGGTAAATTTTAAATTGGACGCTCAAAGACGACTTCACCCGCTTAGACGTTCCGCAGAGCAAGAAATTGCTTTGTCTTTACAGCCAAATGATGCTCATCAAGGACGGCTGCGGATGTATTTTTAGCAGTAGAGCTCACAGGCTGTTTCAAGAGGAGAAGTTCACCCCCTCCAGATTCCTTTATTGAATACAGACGCAATGGGAGACATGACACTTTCTCACCTCACCTCACCTCCACCGGGTGCGTCGTGCAGATGCTCCTGTTACACCTCTGCTGTGCGAGGCGACGTCCATTCACACACTGGTGCCGTGCTGTGTTTGCCGAGTTCTGTGCGAGGTGGGAAGgtggaaaaaggaaaagagagaagaaaaaaaaaaaaaaaaaaaaaaaaaaaaagaattttgacTGAAAATGCAAAATTTCCAAGCTGTGTTGAAGATAtcagcagtggtgggaagtaatgaagtacaaaggcttcattactgtatgttcttttgaaaacagatatcagTTCTTTCTAccccttactttgtcaaaaatagGCAGCTCAATTCCTCATGGTGTGTTTCCACAGTCTCGTCAGACCCCCGAAGGCGAGTTCCTGCCTCTGGATCAGTGCGAGCTGGACGTGGGCTTCGGCACGGGTGCGGACCAGCTCTTTCTGGTGTCGCCGCTCACCATCTGCCACGAGATCAACAGCAAGAGCCCGTTCTTCGACCTGTCCCAACGCTCGCTCATGAACGAGCAGTTCGAGATCGTCGTCATCCTTGAAGGCATCGTGGAAACAACTGGTTAGAGATCGCTCGTCTTTTGGGGTTTCCCGAAAATGGATCAACTTCTATTTTGATCCATTTTTGGCGTGGATAATAAGACACAGACATAGGCGGTTATGGGTAACGATTTGATCTGTACTGAACTCAAGACTTTTTATACAtattcaaaaacatttattggaaACCGTTCCCATTCTTGGTACGGTgtggacaataaaaacaatgagaGGATTTTACTCCCTTAAAAAGGAAGCTCACTGTGTAAACATTTACACAACCGAGATCAAAATTacccccaaacaaacaaaactagtGTTTCCTGGTTCCCCTCCGTCCCAATGTGAGAAAATGGTAGTCGTGCATCTGACTGAATTGAGAAACTCATGGCATATGCTCGTGTAGTGGGGTGCTGCCCAAAAATAGATCCTCTGAACCCAATAATGGACCGGTCATTGATTTTTACACCTGTGACTCTTAATTGTACTCTTCACATATGTTTAACTAAGTACATGATTTATATTTAGCCGCCAGAGAGTTATCAGAGTGAAATACTGTAATGCTAGTGATCATTAATAAGGGGCACTATCTTGGCAAAAGCTTTTGGTCAATTTGTGTCACGTGTTCTTTATCGTTACGTTATCATTAAGTTGCTCCGACGTCATGGGTCATCACAGCAAGTAATTGGCGTGATTTGTTCGGCACAACGTTTGGGACGGGGCTCGGCACCGGCAATGGCTGGGTATGAAGGCACTGGCCGAGAATTGAACCCGGCACTGTCCGCATTAAATTGAATAAATCTGCGGTGACTCGGGAGAAGGAAGCACACTTCTAATCTCGGCCTTGAGCTGATAAAGTTCTGAAAACCTAGCATCTAACTAATAACGAAAGGCTTCCCTTAATAATTTGTGTGAATTAGCCTCAGCCATTTTTCacataaaatgcaatatttaaCAGAGTGTTGAATGAATGGTGTTTAATAATGCAGTCGTTAATGCTCGTCTCCATTTctgtcatgcatttttttttcttaatatccGTCTTTCTTCCCTGAGGCCATTCTCCGCTTTTCACGTCACTCCATGGCTGTCCATTTTTAATTAATGGTCCAATTTCCCTCTCGACATCCTCATAAAGGCTTTCCCCTCATTTCCACTTGAAATGTTCCACTCCATTTATTGTTCTTCTCCCTGCTGCAGGTATGACATGTCAGGCTCGGACGTCTTACACGGAAGATGAAGTCTTGTGGGGCCATCGGTTCCTGCCTGTCATGTCCCTGGAGGAGGGCTTCTTCAGGGTGGACTACTCTCAGTTTCACAACACCTTCGAGGTGCCCACACCTCCTTACAGCGTCAAAGAGCAGGAGGAGAAGTCACCGCTGACGTCGCCCAAACCTCTCCCGGTGGCCCTCATGCCCTCCTCCTCGCCGGTGGGTAACTGCGGCCGAGGGGGCCGCAGGGGAAGGCTCCTCTCGGCCGACAACGTGGAGCCCGCGGAGGACCAGGCCACCAGGCTGCCCAGCAAACTGCATGCGCATGAGCTCCACCAGAGAGGAGCAACTGTGGAGAGGGATGAAGACGGCAGTGCCCTTGCCCGGCGGGAAAGCCTCGAGCATGGGCGACCTGCCGCTAAGCGTCCAGAGGCTCAGGTCCAGCTCCATCCCCTGCCGCTCGCCAAGGAGGGCGGCCGGAGGAGCAGGTCCAGCTCTTGTTCTTGGACGGGGACGCCGAGCAGGCCGAGCTGGAGAGGCACATAGCGCCGGCGGCCATTAACACCATCGCGGCCGCCGGCACGCGGCCGGAGGACAATTTGCCCCCCAAACTGCGCAGAATGAACGCAGACCGTTAATTCAGTAAATTACAAACTTTTTCAGAgcatccagaaagtattcacgtcgcttcactttttccacatttcatcatgttacagccttattttGAAATGGATTCATTTTTACATTCTTTTGTTCCTCACAAATCTACGCACACTTTTGAGATTTTTGCAAATTCATTCAATGTAAAACAACTCAGAAATCACATGTACGTACAGTAAGTAAACCGTGACGTCAGGCGGAGTTCTGGGTGGCAACTGCTCCAGTGGCACCACCAGTATGCAAACCTTTAcgtgtcatttgaccaaggcagaggaATTGAGAAAACAtggtaaatggcttgaatgataaCCTTACCGCCGTAGGTTGTATGTGTAACGTGCCAGTCGAAAAGATGTTTCGTCAGGTAAATTGCTTGGAAGGGAGACAGAACGCCAGCTGTAATTTACATTAAAGGGTAagttgataaaataaataaatgaatcgaTGCGGTGGAAATTGAGACATAGTTAAGATGATCAATTGACTTTTCTGTCGCttggattaatggcacagacGTGCTCTTTTGATGGTGAAATGGATTGATACGATGGAGGTTCGGTTTCCAGTCTGTCCCTATAAAGTGTCTACTACGCCATTAGGCAGTCTTGCgatcttctctcttctctcgaTTTCAGTTCAGATCAGCGGTGGTAATTCGCTTTCTGCCGCCCAGAGGTAACCTGGCACctattatttacaaaatattctAAAAAGGTCGATTCACAGTCTTTATCGTGAAGCTCCAAATTGGACTCGTGCATCCTGTTTCCGCTGGTGATGTTTCTAAAGCTTAAATGGAGGCAACCTGTGGTAAACTCAGTTAATTGGACTCAATTTGAAAAAGCACACAGTGTTTGTCAGAGTACAAACCGAGCATGAATTGTCTCGAAGCACAGATATGAGAAATAGTACAGAAAAAACAATTCAGCTGCTTTGAATGTCCCACGGTAACATAACAAGATGTGGAAAAAAGTGAAGCGTTGTGTACACTCTGCGGTTGCACTGCATGGGCATTGCAGACAATAAATAACTGTGATATTAGTTGTAAATTTACCTGCAGGTTTTATTTGCCATCTACCCTTAGAGAGACAATAAGCCATCCATCCGCTCCGACTGTGAGTCTCTTTTGATAGTTCACCATCTGTGCCCCCTACCCTTCTGCCCTTGagcttcttcttttctctcaCAAACTTTCTTACGGGATGAAATACACTTTATCGATGCACCAAAGCGTCAGCCACCACGAGTCGCCGTCACCGTTTGCTAACCCTCCTTTCTTTGCCCGtgttgtgttggggggggggggtggtcaaATAAGGTTAGGATCAAGTACAAGACGTTTCATGCTGATAGTTTTTGTCTAAAACCGCAAACACATTTTATATCAGGCTAACCGGGGCTACTTTAGTGTACATTGTAGCTTTACGGACAGATCGGGAATCAGTGCCCGACTGTACCCTTGTTTCACATACTGGCTTAAGTCATTATAAAAATGCCAAACTATAACCCAAACTAAATATGTCAGAAAACAAAATTAGTTGGGATGGTTTGAAAGAATGTAATTGGTGTCGTTGATGATGCACAACCTGAAGGCCGACGTTAGCATCGCTTTATTGGCTGTAGGGAAACTATTTGGCAGTTATTCATCCACATTTGGGTTCTTTTGTGACATAATTAAGGTATAAAACCATGTCTACCTCTTTGTTCCAAATTCTATATCACGCTTAGCAGCCGAGCAAGCGCGATAGAGGGGTTAGCAAGCGGGCGGTTGACTGAAGAAAATCACACAAGTCAGGTTGATACGATTTCTAATTTCCACATggactgtatgtgtgtttattgttaTATTTACTA
The sequence above is a segment of the Phycodurus eques isolate BA_2022a chromosome 19, UOR_Pequ_1.1, whole genome shotgun sequence genome. Coding sequences within it:
- the LOC133417734 gene encoding LOW QUALITY PROTEIN: G protein-activated inward rectifier potassium channel 1-like (The sequence of the model RefSeq protein was modified relative to this genomic sequence to represent the inferred CDS: deleted 2 bases in 2 codons), whose amino-acid sequence is MAAIRRKLGEDYQVVNTSRGRTFCAPARRKRQRFVEKNGRCNVQHGNLGGETSRYISDLFTTLVDLKWRWNLLIFILTYTVAWLVMASMWWLIAYIRGDLSRGGHDASSYTPCVANVYNFPSAFLFFIETEATIGYGHRYITEKCPEGILLFLFQSLLGSIVDAFLIGCMFIKMSQPKKRAETLMFSQDAVVSQRDGKLCLMFRVGNLRNSHMVSAQIRCKLIKSRQTPEGEFLPLDQCELDVGFGTGADQLFLVSPLTICHEINSKSPFFDLSQRSLMNEQFEIVVILEGIVETTGMTCQARTSYTEDEVLWGHRFLPVMSLEEGFFRVDYSQFHNTFEVPTPPYSVKEQEEKSPLTSPKPLPVALMPSSSPVGNCGRGGRRGRLLSADNVEPAEDQATRLPSKLMRMSSTREEQLWRGMKTAVPLPGGKASSMGDLPLSVQRLRSSSIPCRSPGGRPEEQVQLLFLDGDAEQAELERHIAPAAINTIAAAGTRPEDNLPPKLRRMNADR